In Megasphaera vaginalis (ex Bordigoni et al. 2020), the following proteins share a genomic window:
- a CDS encoding PBSX family phage terminase large subunit produces the protein PKSQNNWVNEEKLFDDPDRLVHHSTYLGVPREWLGDRFFEDAEKLKARNEMAYRHEYLGEVTGTGGAVFENVEDMNMTDELVSSFDRLYNGCDFGFAVDPLAFTRMHYDAKRETLYIFDEVYQPKLKNKPAAEMIINRIGRELVIGDSAEPKTIAEMQELGVNMDGARKGRDSVEHGIKWLQNLEHIYIDKNRCPNTYREFVTYEYERNKEGQFISAYPDKNNHAIDSVRYACGKIIMGSRFGW, from the coding sequence CGCCGAAGAGCCAAAATAACTGGGTCAATGAAGAGAAACTCTTTGATGATCCCGACAGATTGGTTCACCATTCGACGTACTTAGGCGTTCCGCGGGAGTGGCTGGGGGACCGATTCTTTGAGGACGCCGAAAAGCTCAAGGCCCGCAACGAGATGGCCTACCGTCACGAGTACCTCGGGGAGGTCACCGGGACCGGCGGGGCTGTTTTCGAGAACGTGGAAGATATGAACATGACGGATGAACTTGTAAGCAGTTTTGATAGATTATATAACGGCTGCGATTTTGGCTTTGCTGTTGACCCATTGGCATTTACGCGGATGCACTACGATGCCAAGAGAGAAACGTTGTATATATTCGATGAAGTATATCAACCTAAGCTAAAGAACAAGCCTGCTGCTGAAATGATAATAAATCGGATTGGCAGAGAATTGGTTATTGGCGATAGCGCTGAACCTAAGACGATAGCAGAAATGCAGGAGTTGGGGGTCAATATGGACGGCGCACGAAAGGGCAGAGACAGCGTTGAACATGGCATTAAGTGGTTGCAAAATCTGGAGCATATATATATCGACAAAAACAGATGCCCTAATACGTATCGAGAATTCGTGACATACGAATACGAACGGAACAAAGAGGGCCAATTTATTAGCGCATACCCCGATAAGAATAACCACGCAATAGACTCTGTTCGGTATGCGTGTGGCAAGATTATCATGGGCAGCCGGTTCGGATGGTGA